In Amycolatopsis coloradensis, one genomic interval encodes:
- a CDS encoding LacI family DNA-binding transcriptional regulator, with the protein MSPTIRDVAAAAGVSITTVSHVLSGQGRISEETRQRVARAAAELGYQASVHAQQLVTRRSRTLAIQLANSVDASSSCALVPNSDYFLEVLNGAAEAASKRSYALLLAPMDADLDRLNAFAVDGAILVDPRGDEPFFATGWCQDRPLVTVGRPMAAPCPVPVVVDNDLVAAARLMLDHLADNGYERPSMITTDTARSYAADLVAGYTGWMEGRGLEPVVAEIDEPPTTEGTAEALGRLLDRRVCPDAVFTTSENLALGVLHEARRRRLAVPGALGICSAVDSGSLRLVSPQVTGMFVHPREVGGRAATALMDLVEGNAAEGEPRRIEVPVRLNARESTAR; encoded by the coding sequence GTGTCGCCGACCATCCGTGACGTCGCCGCCGCCGCGGGGGTTTCGATCACCACCGTTTCCCATGTGCTCAGCGGGCAAGGCCGGATCTCCGAGGAGACCCGGCAGCGCGTCGCGAGGGCGGCGGCCGAACTCGGCTACCAGGCCAGTGTGCACGCGCAGCAGCTGGTCACCCGGCGCAGCCGCACGTTGGCGATCCAGCTCGCGAACTCGGTCGACGCGAGCAGCTCCTGCGCGCTCGTGCCCAATTCGGACTACTTCCTGGAGGTCCTCAACGGCGCGGCCGAGGCCGCGTCGAAACGTTCGTACGCCCTGCTCCTGGCTCCGATGGACGCCGACCTCGACCGGCTGAACGCCTTCGCCGTCGACGGCGCGATCCTGGTGGATCCCCGCGGAGATGAGCCTTTCTTCGCGACCGGCTGGTGCCAGGACAGGCCGCTGGTGACCGTCGGACGTCCGATGGCGGCGCCGTGCCCGGTGCCGGTCGTCGTCGACAACGACCTCGTCGCGGCCGCCCGGCTGATGCTGGATCACCTGGCGGACAACGGTTACGAGCGGCCGTCGATGATCACCACCGACACCGCCCGCTCCTACGCGGCCGATCTTGTCGCGGGGTACACCGGCTGGATGGAAGGCCGGGGGCTGGAGCCGGTGGTGGCCGAGATCGACGAGCCGCCGACCACCGAAGGCACGGCGGAGGCACTGGGCAGACTCCTCGACCGGCGGGTGTGCCCGGACGCCGTCTTCACGACATCGGAGAACCTCGCCCTCGGCGTCCTCCACGAGGCCCGCCGCCGACGGCTCGCGGTGCCCGGTGCGCTCGGGATCTGCAGTGCGGTGGACAGCGGTTCGCTCCGCCTCGTTTCGCCGCAGGTGACCGGGATGTTCGTGCATCCCCGCGAGGTGGGCGGCCGTGCGGCCACGGCGTTGATGGACCTCGTCGAGGGGAACGCGGCCGAGGGCGAGCCGCGCCGGATCGAAGTCCCCGTGCGCCTGAACGCGAGGGAATCCACCGCTCGCTAA
- a CDS encoding NAD(P)H-dependent oxidoreductase, which produces MKVLVLDSSPRREGNSWALGQALAKGADEAGHTVGFIRLSDFVESPLGDCRDCRLSDRSCGIGDGYERLLFDHVLPADAIVYATPLHWYGMTGRLKSFFDRLFCYTSGSSPHTAEVVPGLMHKRAAVLISCEESYRGATLGLEAQFQELTRYLRQDLAGIVVGVGNSRGEVERDPARPLEAAADLGRRLGDAHVTDYRLDTDRPNRVWGPPVEA; this is translated from the coding sequence ATGAAGGTCTTGGTGCTCGATTCGAGCCCGCGCCGTGAAGGCAACTCCTGGGCGCTCGGGCAGGCGCTGGCCAAGGGGGCGGATGAAGCCGGGCACACGGTCGGCTTCATCCGGCTCTCCGATTTCGTCGAGTCGCCGCTGGGGGACTGCCGCGACTGCCGATTGAGCGACCGGTCCTGCGGCATCGGCGACGGCTACGAGCGCCTGTTGTTCGATCATGTGCTCCCGGCGGACGCGATCGTCTACGCGACACCCCTGCACTGGTACGGCATGACCGGACGGCTCAAGTCCTTCTTCGACCGGCTTTTCTGTTACACCTCCGGCAGTTCGCCGCATACCGCGGAGGTCGTGCCGGGGTTGATGCACAAACGCGCCGCGGTGCTGATCTCGTGCGAGGAGAGCTACCGCGGCGCGACACTCGGCCTGGAGGCCCAGTTCCAGGAGCTCACCCGATACCTGCGCCAGGACCTCGCCGGGATCGTGGTCGGCGTCGGCAACAGCCGGGGCGAGGTGGAGCGCGACCCCGCGCGGCCGCTGGAGGCGGCGGCGGACCTCGGCCGTAGGCTGGGCGACGCCCATGTCACCGACTATCGGCTGGACACCGACCGGCCGAACCGCGTTTGGGGACCGCCCGTGGAGGCCTGA
- a CDS encoding alpha/beta hydrolase, translating into MSNQKPTIVLVHGAFADSSSWNGVVPKLREQGYRVLAAANPLRGIESDADYVSDVVNGVDGPVVLAGHSYGGVVISRAATTAPNVKALVYVAAFQPEAGESVFELSGRFEGGKLGPDTTNVLAAQGELSIKPENFSDVFAADVPAETADVMAVTQRPVTERALATPFDGEPAWKNLPSWALIAEQDHAIPAAAQAFMAERAGSEVTRVEASHAVSVSRPDVVAEVLLAAAAKVA; encoded by the coding sequence ATGAGCAACCAGAAGCCCACCATCGTCCTGGTCCACGGCGCTTTCGCCGACTCGTCCAGCTGGAACGGCGTCGTCCCGAAGCTGCGTGAGCAGGGCTATCGCGTGCTGGCCGCCGCGAACCCGCTGCGCGGGATCGAGTCCGACGCGGACTACGTGTCCGACGTCGTCAACGGCGTGGACGGTCCCGTGGTGCTGGCCGGGCACTCCTACGGCGGCGTGGTGATCAGCCGTGCGGCCACCACCGCGCCGAACGTCAAGGCGCTCGTCTACGTCGCCGCTTTCCAGCCGGAGGCGGGGGAGAGTGTGTTCGAGCTGTCCGGCCGGTTCGAAGGCGGCAAGCTCGGCCCGGACACCACGAACGTCCTGGCCGCGCAGGGTGAGCTGTCGATCAAGCCCGAGAACTTCTCGGACGTGTTCGCGGCCGACGTCCCCGCGGAGACCGCCGACGTCATGGCGGTCACCCAGCGTCCGGTCACCGAGCGCGCGCTCGCCACGCCGTTCGACGGTGAGCCGGCGTGGAAGAACCTCCCTTCGTGGGCGCTGATCGCCGAGCAGGACCATGCGATCCCCGCCGCCGCGCAGGCGTTCATGGCCGAGCGTGCCGGTTCGGAGGTCACCAGGGTCGAGGCTTCGCACGCTGTCTCGGTCTCGCGGCCGGACGTCGTCGCGGAGGTCCTCCTCGCCGCGGCGGCCAAGGTCGCTTGA
- a CDS encoding helix-turn-helix domain-containing protein: protein MPTVDRDVHPKIRLLETASRLFYAEGIHAVGVERLVSEAAVTRATFYRHYPTKDDLVAAYLSTTSERIRAGVDAVTQGKPAREALLAALGIVGDRTLDDDFRGCQFLNAAAEYPDPAHQVRQVIDDHRDWFFGVLRDLARDAGHADPEHAARTLVLLRDGALHGGNLDDAATVRATLHRAVAELVP from the coding sequence ATGCCGACTGTCGACCGGGACGTCCACCCGAAGATCCGGCTGCTCGAGACAGCGTCGCGACTCTTCTACGCCGAGGGCATCCATGCCGTCGGCGTGGAGCGCCTGGTCTCCGAAGCGGCCGTGACCAGGGCGACGTTCTACCGCCACTACCCCACCAAGGACGACCTCGTCGCCGCCTACCTGAGCACTACGAGCGAGCGGATCCGCGCGGGCGTCGACGCGGTTACGCAAGGGAAGCCCGCTCGCGAAGCACTGCTCGCCGCACTGGGCATCGTCGGCGACCGGACGCTCGACGACGACTTCCGCGGCTGCCAGTTCCTCAACGCCGCGGCCGAATACCCCGATCCCGCGCACCAGGTGCGCCAGGTCATCGACGACCACCGGGACTGGTTCTTCGGCGTGCTTCGCGACTTGGCGCGCGACGCGGGTCATGCCGATCCCGAGCACGCCGCCCGCACCCTCGTCCTCCTCCGCGACGGCGCGCTTCACGGCGGGAACCTCGACGACGCCGCGACCGTGCGCGCCACTTTGCACCGAGCCGTGGCCGAGCTCGTCCCCTGA